The following proteins are co-located in the Apis mellifera strain DH4 linkage group LG11, Amel_HAv3.1, whole genome shotgun sequence genome:
- the LOC410134 gene encoding blood vessel epicardial substance isoform X2, giving the protein MWICFDPIGSREGWHAFILFCIFIYWTSFGIDGSLTNAAAFNVPHNTVTSDISLPLSTHHEDDECRNVTTDNRATTGLSVINQGSGSPHSPIVPPTFLYGVLTCQPYQGISVNHIYFQLANAFFLLSHLAPSGIHGVLYLRCTLLVGCAFLALWGWTIACWLDAALWNALFVAINFIHVCTLLYKLRPIKFSREIEEVYIAVFQPLRVSRHQFRKVLNCMKIIRQLKYQEVYAQEKVTKVDSLSLVLSGKLVVSQNGRALHIVFPHQFLDSPEWFGVSTDEYFQVSITAMEESRILLWHRDKLKLSIISDQFLQAVFDHILGRDVVKKLMQVSETMAASSHQQQNGQVIGLGGIGALENDPDTKLFVVKKTGDSQGITALISRQLQAGDPNAWRLGRIEETDHETPV; this is encoded by the exons ATGTGGATCTGTTTTGATCCTATAGGAAGCCGAGAAGGCTGGcatgcttttattttattttgcatatttatttattggacTTCTTTTGGTATTGATGGCAGTTTAACAAATGCAGCTGCATTTAATGTCCCTCATAATACCGTTACATCAGATATATCACTACCACTTTCAACACATCATGAAGATGACGAATGTAGGAATGTGACTACTGATAATAGAGCTA CTACTGGTCTATCAGTGATCAATCAAGGATCTGGTTCTCCTCATTCGCCAATAGTGCCTCCAACTTTTCTGTACGGAGTTCTTACCTGCCAACCATATCAAGGAATTTCTGTGAACCACATCTATTTTCAACTAGCAAATGCCTTCTTTCTATTGTCACATCTTGCACCAAGTGGCATACATGGCGTACTTTATTTAAGGTGCACTCTGCTTGTGGGCTGTGCCTTTCTTGCTTTATGGGGCTGGACAATAGCTTGTTGGTTGGATGCTGCTCTCTGGAATGCTCTGTTTGTTGCCATCAACTTCATCCATGTATGCACGCTTCTTTACAAGCTCAGGCCTATCAAGTTTTCAAGGGAAATTGAAGAG GTATATATTGCAGTATTCCAGCCATTAAGAGTATCACGTCACCAATTCAGGaaagtattaaattgtatGAAGATTATTCGACAATTGAAATATCAAGAAGTTTATGCCCAAGAAAAAGTGACCAAAGTTGATTCTTTATCTTTAGTACTTTCTGGAAA GTTAGTAGTTTCGCAAAATGGAAGAGCATTGCACATTGTCTTCCCACATCAGTTCCTGGATTCTCCAGAATGGTTTGGTGTTTCTACAGACGAGTACTTTCAg gtATCAATAACTGCTATGGAAGAATCAAGGATATTATTATGGCATAgagacaaattaaaattaagtataattagTGATCAATTTCTGCAGGCAGTGTTTGATCATATTTTGGGAAGGGATGTAGTCAAAAAATTGATGCAg gttAGTGAAACAATGGCTGCTAGCAGTCATCAACAGCAAAATGGACAAGTAATTGGTTTAGGTGGTATTGGAGCCTTAGAAAATGATCCTGACACCAAACTTTTTGTTGTGAAAAAGACTGGTGATAGTCAAGGTATCACTGCTCTCATCAGTCGTCAACTTCAag
- the LOC724715 gene encoding lisH domain-containing protein FOPNL isoform X2: MATEKDLINVRESLKADGDLGRIKAEMRTEVIKLLDNSNKGNKTKLPKPPLDIIFLNELIREYLDWMGYKYSSTVFISECDLSKQPLDRSLLLQSLGLKESENSTKLPLLCNIVETFKNLKST, encoded by the exons atggcAACGGAGAAGGATTTAATTAatg TCAGAGAATCACTTAAAGCTGATGGAGATCTAGGTCGTATAAAAGCTGAAATGCGCACagaagttataaaattattagataattcaaataaaggaaataaaacaaaGCTTCCAAAGCCACCtctagatattatatttttaaatgaacttATCAGAGAATATTTAGATTGGATGGGATATAAGTATAGCTCTACTGTATTTATTTCAG aatGTGACTTATCAAAGCAACCTCTTGATAGGTCTTTGCTTTTGCAAAGTTTAGGACTAAAGGAAAGTGAGAATAGTACAAAATTACCATTGCTGTGTAATATTGTAGAaacatttaagaatttaaaaagtacataa
- the LOC724715 gene encoding lisH domain-containing protein FOPNL isoform X1, with amino-acid sequence MATEKDLINAVRESLKADGDLGRIKAEMRTEVIKLLDNSNKGNKTKLPKPPLDIIFLNELIREYLDWMGYKYSSTVFISECDLSKQPLDRSLLLQSLGLKESENSTKLPLLCNIVETFKNLKST; translated from the exons atggcAACGGAGAAGGATTTAATTAatg cAGTCAGAGAATCACTTAAAGCTGATGGAGATCTAGGTCGTATAAAAGCTGAAATGCGCACagaagttataaaattattagataattcaaataaaggaaataaaacaaaGCTTCCAAAGCCACCtctagatattatatttttaaatgaacttATCAGAGAATATTTAGATTGGATGGGATATAAGTATAGCTCTACTGTATTTATTTCAG aatGTGACTTATCAAAGCAACCTCTTGATAGGTCTTTGCTTTTGCAAAGTTTAGGACTAAAGGAAAGTGAGAATAGTACAAAATTACCATTGCTGTGTAATATTGTAGAaacatttaagaatttaaaaagtacataa
- the LOC410134 gene encoding blood vessel epicardial substance isoform X1 yields MWICFDPIGSREGWHAFILFCIFIYWTSFGIDGSLTNAAAFNVPHNTVTSDISLPLSTHHEDDECRNVTTDNRATTGLSVINQGSGSPHSPIVPPTFLYGVLTCQPYQGISVNHIYFQLANAFFLLSHLAPSGIHGVLYLRCTLLVGCAFLALWGWTIACWLDAALWNALFVAINFIHVCTLLYKLRPIKFSREIEEVYIAVFQPLRVSRHQFRKVLNCMKIIRQLKYQEVYAQEKVTKVDSLSLVLSGKLVVSQNGRALHIVFPHQFLDSPEWFGVSTDEYFQVSITAMEESRILLWHRDKLKLSIISDQFLQAVFDHILGRDVVKKLMQVSETMAASSHQQQNGQVIGLGGIGALENDPDTKLFVVKKTGDSQGITALISRQLQAAGDPNAWRLGRIEETDHETPV; encoded by the exons ATGTGGATCTGTTTTGATCCTATAGGAAGCCGAGAAGGCTGGcatgcttttattttattttgcatatttatttattggacTTCTTTTGGTATTGATGGCAGTTTAACAAATGCAGCTGCATTTAATGTCCCTCATAATACCGTTACATCAGATATATCACTACCACTTTCAACACATCATGAAGATGACGAATGTAGGAATGTGACTACTGATAATAGAGCTA CTACTGGTCTATCAGTGATCAATCAAGGATCTGGTTCTCCTCATTCGCCAATAGTGCCTCCAACTTTTCTGTACGGAGTTCTTACCTGCCAACCATATCAAGGAATTTCTGTGAACCACATCTATTTTCAACTAGCAAATGCCTTCTTTCTATTGTCACATCTTGCACCAAGTGGCATACATGGCGTACTTTATTTAAGGTGCACTCTGCTTGTGGGCTGTGCCTTTCTTGCTTTATGGGGCTGGACAATAGCTTGTTGGTTGGATGCTGCTCTCTGGAATGCTCTGTTTGTTGCCATCAACTTCATCCATGTATGCACGCTTCTTTACAAGCTCAGGCCTATCAAGTTTTCAAGGGAAATTGAAGAG GTATATATTGCAGTATTCCAGCCATTAAGAGTATCACGTCACCAATTCAGGaaagtattaaattgtatGAAGATTATTCGACAATTGAAATATCAAGAAGTTTATGCCCAAGAAAAAGTGACCAAAGTTGATTCTTTATCTTTAGTACTTTCTGGAAA GTTAGTAGTTTCGCAAAATGGAAGAGCATTGCACATTGTCTTCCCACATCAGTTCCTGGATTCTCCAGAATGGTTTGGTGTTTCTACAGACGAGTACTTTCAg gtATCAATAACTGCTATGGAAGAATCAAGGATATTATTATGGCATAgagacaaattaaaattaagtataattagTGATCAATTTCTGCAGGCAGTGTTTGATCATATTTTGGGAAGGGATGTAGTCAAAAAATTGATGCAg gttAGTGAAACAATGGCTGCTAGCAGTCATCAACAGCAAAATGGACAAGTAATTGGTTTAGGTGGTATTGGAGCCTTAGAAAATGATCCTGACACCAAACTTTTTGTTGTGAAAAAGACTGGTGATAGTCAAGGTATCACTGCTCTCATCAGTCGTCAACTTCAag